GGAAGACAATCGGTAGAATAGGTATTTCTAGTGATAGACACAACAGTATTCCGTGGGAGGTAATGGTTAATGGCGAGAAGTCCACGGATAGAGCAACTGTTCTCGGTAAATGGCAGGCTGACTATTCTTCGCTGTCCTCAGATGTCGATTCTCCTTCCTTTGACAACACCCACCTTCAGCATGTCAACGATGTAACTAAGGGCCACGTGATTTACGTGACCCACCCACGCAATGACACCATGCAGTGACCTCGATTCGCCCATTCTTCTAAGCGAGGTTGAACGTGCAGTCGCATGTGGTAAACGTGGAAAGGCTGCTGGCCCCGACTGTTTACCGGCTGAGgctcttaaaaaaaaaaatcctgtATTGCAGTTCTACACagaatttttaatttttgttttacGTTCAACACTATACCCGATAGTTTTATTAGTCCAGTTAAGAAGCAGAACTTGGACCCACGTGACCCACCTGGTTATCGAGGTATCTCCTTGTTGTCGATCCCTTGTAAGATCTACTCGGATATGCTCAATTTCAGACTTTGCTGGAAAGGAATGACCTTTCAGTCGAAGAATCAAATGATTTCCGTACGGGTCAAGGTGCGCAAGAGCATATCTGTAGTTTATATTATTCCATCCTTAAAAATGGAAATACGAataaacagtttgttttattgatgcAGTGAAAGCTTTCGACAAGGTGAACAGACAGACTGAGTGCTTATGGTATAAATTGCTTCAACTGGGAATTAATGGTAGGTGTCTCCAGGCAGTTCACTcaatgtattaaaacacttCTGGAAGGGTTCGTGTTAGTGATGTACTTACAGAAGTTTTTGGTTTAAACTCTTGAGTCCGCCAGGGTTGCACGTTATCTCCGACGTTATTTTCGGTATACACCAATGACCTTGCCACGGAAATTAATAAGCTTGGGTGTGGTGTCGGCATCGTTGTAGTTACGTTGAATCTTCTCCTTTATGCAGATGACATGGCCCTGATAGCACCGGATGATTTGTCGCTGCAGAGGATGCTTCACGTCGTATCTGAGTGGTGCTCTAATTGAAAATATAAGTGGCGTATGTCGGTAAATATTCAGAAACCTAAAGTCGTTCATTACCGTCCGTGTTCTGTTTCCAGATCAAGTTTCATTTTTAACATTGGTGGAAGTTGGTTTGCAAGAAAAACTCGACTTAAAGTATACAGCCAAAGAGATTGTTAAATCGGCCAATCATGCTCTGGGTGTAATTTTCTGCAAATTCAGGACTCTAGGTGGTATGGCTTACAATGTCTGTAATACCATGTACAATAACTACGTTCAGCCTATCGTGTCCTTTGGCGCTGATGTCTGGGGTACAAAGGAATTTAGCTGTATAAATGCAGTTCAAAACCGGGCTTGTAGATTTTTTCTCGGAATCGGTTGTAAAACTCCAAATTTGGCAGTCAGGGGAGAGATGGGATGGACAAGCCCAATCTGTAAACAAAAGATAGAAATATTCATATTTGGGAATAAATTGAACCATATGCCAGATTTTAGATTATCAGGTGGTCTCGGAAGTTTAATAGATCCTGGATTAACGTTACCAATAAGGTACTTTCGAGTTTACAGCTCCCAGTTCAGGACCTGTACAACAGGACTGGACTTGATATTAAAATGTCCTGTGAGTGGATCCAGTCTCTTGATGAACAACAATGGTTGAGAGATTTGTGGCACGACCGTGGTCagtcaaatggaaataaacttaGAACATATAGGCTTTTTAAGAGTTCCTTGGTGATTGAGTCCTACGTTACAGGACTTGATCCCTAGATCCCATCTCAGGTGGTTCTCTCCCGTTAGAGACAGAACGTGGAAGCTTCACTCGACCGAAAACACCTCTTGAACACCAGGCAGTGGAAGATGAGATTCATCTTTTACTTGGCTGTCCTTTATACGAATACGAATCAGCTTTATCCTGCTTCCTCTGTTGCCCGTCGCACAGCAAGCCGTTTGTATTTTACAACAAACGGATATGTTAAAACCTCTGACCACTGTACTTTATCGTATGTATCGGTGGAGACTGTGTAACTCCTAGGGTGATATGTGCGAGTATATGCTTGTATatatgtacgtacgtatgtgATAGGGTAGTATGCgtgggtgtgtgtgcgtacgtacATGCTTTTCGAGAAACTtgtgtgtaaaatatatttgatcTGTTTATGTCAAGAGTGCTTTATGTGTCTTGTAAGCTTAATGGCCGGATGCTATTTATAATTGTTTTTATTGTCACAATGTACCGATATCTATAGCATGTGACACTATTTTTTCTTCTCTCTTCTTCCTAATCCCAGCACATGCGCTATGGtcgcagtgcagcacagctggGGAAACCACTTTTCCACACAACACTggtggaaaattagtgaattgttgGAACTGCGATGTATAATCATTTGTAGACCGAGTGCATGTGATGTTAGTGGAGCCTTTCAGTGGAAGTGACATGGGGCACTTGAGCTTACAGGTCTGACCCTCCGTGAACGGACCTTCACAAGCCACCTCCAAGACTTTATCAGACAAAACGGGGCATGGGCAGTAGATTGCTGTAACAGACGCAAATCAATATGATATAAAAGTGTCCTTCATGACATTAAAGAATTGACAAGATATTATAGAATAATACTTGAATCACGTAAATGAAAATTGCTTCAGAAACTTATGAATTAATTTTCGCTTGTCTAGCACTATAtagtcaacaatatttcagccatatagcagAAGTCTGtaaatccactgatcaacaccatgagtaCACTGATCTGAAGCCCCATGGTGACAGCCAGAAGTGTTTCTGTCCAATAATGTGTTTCCGAGGTCTGAAACAGAGTCGCTTATATAGGTTGATGAAAAAGACCATATCTGACCCGGAGGTTCATAGGTCCAAAATGACTGTCGTCTTCGGTGACACCAACAACATTACACTGGTAAGATAAGAGCAGATAAGTGGGGTTGAGACCCGGCTTATGATGAAAGTCACTGATGCAATCCAAAGCACACACAATTATGGGGGCgctggggtagtctagtggttaaagcgttcgctccttaCACCGAAGattcgggttcaattcccataGAAGACTGCAagttgtgaagcccatttctggtgtcccccgatatgatattgctggaataatggtaaaaaacggcgtaaaactgcaTTCACTTTTGAACGATTTAGTATCTTAACACAACTGCCTCCAAAGCTAACATTACACAGACACCCCGAAAAATCAGGTGATCATTTCAAGCCTCTCCAAACATCCGGGAACTGAAACCATGTGTTCCTCACCTGTATGTAATCGGATAAACAGGGGAGTTAGGTGTTATCAATCATATTAAGTagtatgtaaacaaaatggaagCATCAGATCGGAAAAAACAGTATCTGCGGATGCTTGACTTGTATAAGCGATGGATAAGGGTCAGTTTTAGTTAACTGTCCGTCAAGCGTTTCCGGTCTTCACAAAAGTAAATACGATGACCTCTAGTGAGGGACACAACATTAAGGCAAGACATAACTCATGACATCAGTTATGCCTTTTACTGGTTTGTTACTTTATGTATATAAATCATCATTCTATTCTGATTGTCAAACTCTTGATTTGGCCAAGAAACGTTCCTCAAaacgatcgtagcgctaagatgatcacaactctcatactttaacagatgtacgacagtcgtagctctTCGGTCGTTTTGAGGGCCGGGGCCCTGTCACCGTTTCACCAGGCTATCGTAGCGCTTCGACTATGGTATCTCTTATACTTGAACATGGTCTTTTGACAGTCGTCGTGCTAGGATAATCTTTGTGTGCATGGATGATATACTCTTGCTCAAAAGCTAATCTTGCTCTACACTCAAATTGTAAATTCAGTAGTAAAACGTTCAAAAAGTGGAAAAGGTTTTTGATCGGCATGTGAAGGATCTCTTCCCAAGTTTCAACGTGATTTATAATTTATCCCGTGCTTTGACTTGTGCCATGTGTATCCATGTTCTTTGCAGGTAAACACTTATTGTATGGAGGCGgttcgtaaataatcgagtttggaccaggctatccagtgatcaacatctagCTATGGTACATAGTGTTcactaatatacgacaaaatgttatggatgtcaacttctttattgttttcacgacgtttctgggctattccttgcctcTTCGTCAGGTGGATCCTAACTAAAAGTTAAACAGGACATATGACCGACATCcctctctgacttggttcaaGTGGAGCATCCATGTTAACTTAatgggtgagttttgttttagccgcactcaacaatattccctctatatggcggaggtccgTAAATAATGGACTAGTGTTACGAGtgtatataaaaaggctggttgccttgttgagggcgacacacattcacatgactggaggatatacatcactgccaacgtTTGATCATCAAAATCCGTCAAcacctgaatctacattatctgctgtgaGACCGATCACTgcgtttacattctgcatactTGATTCtctctcgtactgagactttggtgagtttgctatattatatcttctgacccattgccttagattttgtctcatttgtattgaatttgtagtcggcattgtgaaattgacttgtgatttTGTATACCTTGCCCTCGTTGCATAAtgataatatctgaatattttacaattgtctgtgttctgttttgctggttcacaggggatttcttacattgtttgtcacggtaaattcttaaccgtaacactagacaacaccataagcatcgatctatgtaactgggatacgatggcgtgTCAGCCAATAcagcgagtgtgaccacccgatcccgttagtcgcctcatacgacaagtgtgggttactgaagatcagctctAACCCAGAACCCTTACGGGTCGAATCCATGCTAAACGTAGGTACAATATTAGTCCAGACAAGTAcaagcacacacgcacacacgtgcACGCACACTTATGCACGCAGATTCACGCTTATCAATTTGTTCCACCGGGgcagatctgggttagaactggtctaggattgttgaagaccaattgtaatcAAATATTCACGGGTTCAGTCTAAATGGAGCTTAGCACGCAATGCGGTTGAACATCATGTCGTAGAGCGAACTTAAATCTTCTTCTCCAGTTATCATCTCCCGAATGCTGATGATTTCGAGGACAAAAACTGTGGCATGTCGGCCTCCGTGTGAATGTATGTTGAGTAAAAGTACATTTCCGGcctaaaaatatttcagtcttaCTCAGTGACGCTGCGTTCCCTGTTGGCCTTGAAGTATGCGCAAAAACCCTACTGTTCACATTCAGTTCATCCAATCAGCCCTGTTTACGCAGATTGTACAGCTTCACGTACAGTCATGGAACCGAACGTAAATCTACGTTGCCAGGAACCCAACTGTCGCACTTGTAAATGATGGAGTATTTTTATATAATTCTTTGAAATAATATGTAGTGCGTACGGAAAGGCCTACATTAGGCCACTGTGTGACTTTAGAACATAAACAAGAGCGAAGTCCGGTCAGTTGATATGCAATTTTTTATGTCTCTGTAAAGGAACATTTCGAAAGGCAGAATTAGAAGCCCCAATCATCCTCTTCAACTGCATCGCCGCACTTGACCTCCACATTATCCACGGTGCAGTACTTACTATCTGGACAAAGATCTGACCTTCTTACCACCTCCAGGAAGGACTCCTTCATACGTAAATTTCTGGGATTGCACTGTTCCCGGAAATAGAAATTCTCCTGCATCCTTAATCTATCGCCAAATTCACGATCtgaaaattaaaataatatGTTGTGGTATGGTGGGTTTGTGTCAGAAACGGAtgaatgtgggttcgaatcacgGCTCGTCTTGTTTATATGTCCGTGTTTATCGACAACAGTACTTGTGCTCATGGGTACAGTTCAAGTGGTAAACGACCTCTAAGAAGTCTTACCTTCATCATCAAGCTTGGGGCataatatagctgaaatactgattGTAAATTGGTTTGGGGTTCCTATTAAATTTAAACCGCCTGGAATCTTAGCCTGCATTTCAAGCTGTACGAGTAAAAGGTTGTATGCCccgatgtatttcagatgggatatAACATTTTGGTCCTGTCAGAAATAAGGGCACGTATTTATAGCTAAGCGTTATGGGTGTTTTCACATCATTTACCAGGTCATATCATATATCTGTAACGCCTGGTACAGGAAAGTCTGTTCCTGTGTCACGATCCCAAAAACATATGACACCACACCTCATTTAGGTCTATCGTTATCGTAATTGATGCAAGATGTTAATGCTTACATGCACAATATGGTACATTCTGTAgattccaaacaccattacggGAGCAATGGAAAATCGTCTGCTTGGCGCCATTGATTGGAATATCATATTCTTCTTGGCACTGTATCTGGCAAAGGGAACCGCCGGACCATTCCTCACACACCAGAGCACCATTTCGAGGTGCCGGCAATGGTGGACATGTTGGCACTGCAACAGAAAAcaatataagggtaacgctattttccagggcattatcatttgcagaggcccgaggtctttcattaacttcCCGACGAAggagaccttgacctttgcccatactaccagtcgccattgttttcagtgatcaacaatgttagacttcaagtcgatattttcattgctgtatgttgtaatttatggtacaattgttacgGCTGGCACAgacaggaaagtgcataatggcacaggcacatgtgacgaatgtgagccagatatatcgtcaataatgaacccaagttcaatcgagccgtaggtgattgaacttcaacagcagagctacttatgacgtcacgtaacaacgggcttgataatggcccgtcgtcaagtaTATTGCGAGGGTTATCAActtacagtggaccgctcatttctgataatgtgCGGTCgctttaatgataattctatccattttatcTATAATGGTTGACATGGACTTACACcagagaccagacaatcctattTAATGGGGATACGATTAAATAGatagtctgcgagcctgaccacacaattccgttcgtcacctcttacgacaagcatgtctTGGTAAAGACCAGTTGTAACTGGTGTTCAAGATGCATGAAGTCTCATGTCTACAGTTAATGGtatctttaaaggtcacatgcaaccaaataatcaaacataattaaagcacacttatcacttattcatgatatattataAGCGTACAACCGCGAATCacaagtgcaatattttgtacttgggttatCTTCACTCGAAATGGTGAGttataagaaagtaagatttttatggataacaaattcTTTCATTGTGTATGATGCGATGTTCCGGTATTAATTCATATAcggttgtcaagcaagagtgataacagtataagaatccataccgaaacgtcgcatcatatacagTAGGAGAAGCTGTTTTAATCATGTATTCAGAGGTAAATACATACAAGTGCTGTATGTTCTTGGGGTTTCTTCACTGGAAATGGTGAGTTATAAgtaagatttttatggataacaactttcaTTGTATATGATGTGGCGTTTCGATAAtaattcatataccgttgtcaagcaagagtgataacagcataagaatccataccgaaacgtcgcatcatatacgGTAGAAGTTTTAATCATGACTATAGAGAGATTGAGATTTGTAAATACACGCTGTCTGCATTTCGCTTCGAGCTCCAAgcaacaaatactgagatggtgaactactgcatggctgaaagtacaaagcagaacttgaaactggCAGTCTGTGTTTGCACCGTTTCCGTCCGATCCTGCCACCCGGgaaaaatagatacaatttgtttgcaacccacaaatattattacatgtcatatgtacaagtatcacacctgcctgtgtgtgttaattatataatgtgacagagacagaaccaAGGTGCACAAACCATAAGTCATTGTAttctgtttatggtgtatagtctgatgggtgttaagttcaaactgcatgtggtcagagattgaagttgtgtactgTATGTAGTCATTGGcatacaggcaggcagacacataggtaTCAGTGAAACAGATATTGAGTTCTGTGTTGCCATGTTTCCACAGACACAtactaaaacatttcagttttcaagctgagcaattCTTAGCAATGAAATTAGTAGTTCTAATTAcaagcaaactgtagcgcaaatgtgtTGCTCAGCATAAAGAAAagtgaccagtcttcttacatgcgagtgaagcgagcaaaggttgacagcgtactttcctcgcttcgattcgaaaaatatttttcatgctaaaataaaatattgccgtaatcaaaggtatacacccatttgttcaattggttgtgctctcacatttcaaGCGCCATGTtaaacaattactcacgtgaaatattttttattcaacattttaagcgcaacccGTAGAACATCAGGCCGTTCtttgcctccattcccccttccagcttccggttcaacggagtgaaggaacacgagggtattattccataagGAATACTTAGGAGATcagactttgattaaccaatcacaatccagtatttactggagtcatggtagaattacaGTTACcacccctgcttcattcgcccattacaccaaaagtgttttatgtagaataaatgttacgaaaaatCTAACATTGGCAacaacagataagacaaataagcTCCAACATGTTCATGATCAAATTCGGTAATatggtatttttttaaaaaaaaatagaattctgcatattcttgttccttcactccgttcaaccggaagctggcaagGGATAATGGAGGCGAAGTACGATAAGAATACCACGAGTGACGTTTAAAATGTTgactaaaacatatttcacgtgagtaattattcaACATGGGGAAGGatatctgagagcacaaccaagtgaggaaatgggagcctacctttgatggtggctatgttttattttgacatgaaaacatttttcaatccgaagcgagggaagaacgttgccaacctttgctcgcttcgctcgcatataagaagacttgtcatattctctatgttgCACAATCCCATTTGCGccacagtttgcctgtgttcTAATGCAACACTTTCTTACAGAATTGGTTTGTAAATCTCCAAGTATGGAGCCAGTGTTTATGTATTACTGCAGGACCAAGATGAtagtaatcacaagaaacatctcttttCTCCAACTTCTACCGCAGCGATAATCCGTGCACGCATCACTTGCCGTGTTTGTACGAGTCGCCTTCGCGTGCGAACCTAATCCCTGCACATACGCTATGGtcgcagcgcagcgcagcacagctgtgaaaccactttttcaccCAACTTAGGctttttttattgtgttttttttcaaatttgtaagttgaatttgcattttggATAACTGCTTTCTGTTAGCCCATGCTGATAGGtgccagaatctgcaaagttgtgttttgcgttgcatgtgaaCTTTAATGAAAAAATTCGTTATCCTTGGCCAGGTGGATAGAGCGTCAGCCAAGAGATCAGGTCAGTGATTCTAGCCCCGGTTGAATCATACCCGTCGCGGTTACTTGTTGTTTTCCTGCCTTGACGCTCGGGGTCAAGGAGATAAAGGCTGATTGGCTCGGTGAGTGTGCACTGTCTCAGCGGAGCCGCCATGTTAACCCGTTAACAATATGGCTCAGCAATATGATACTGGCTAGCTTTTCCTAGAACAAACACACCGACAGACTTCCACTGTGTTCTGACCTTCAGTGTTGGAGAAAGATCCGCTTTACTGCTTCACTGCTTTTGGTTATATCCCAGTAATATATCGAATAttctgggaacaccagaaatgtacctatgtggggaatcgaagccgggtgttcggtgtgacgagcaaacgccttaaccactaggctatcagTCTGTCTTGGTGGTACTTACCATCACATTTTGGCTCTTCACCCTCGACTGCTGTCCAGTAGCCTGTATAGTCATTTGCAGAACGAGTGCATGTGATATTAGTGGAGCCTTTCAGTGGAATTGACTTGGGGCACTTGAGCATACAGGTCTGACCCTCCGTGAACGGCCCTTCACAAGCCACCTCCAATAATTTATCAGACAAAACGGGGTATGGGCAGTAGATTGCTGTAAAAGACGAAAATCAATATGATATAAAAGTACCCTCCATGACATGAAAGAATTGACATGACATTATAGAATAATACCCGTATcacgtaaatgaaaattgtttgaattaatgaattaattttCGCTTGTTTAGCACTATacattaaacaatatttcagctatatagcagaagtatgtaaatattataGTCTGAACAGGACAATTCCCTGATCAACATCTTGAGCATCCATTTAAgctttgggatatgatgacatgtgtgaaccaccgagactgaccacccgataacATCAGTCGTCCCTTAATATAACCACGTGCTGCTGCAGATCGAGTCTAATCCGAATCTCGACGGTCAAAATCTTAGATTATAATACTCAAACGAAGACCTGGTAAGCTCTTATCAGTAATAATCATTAAGAATTTTTAAATCCCTAGTCTAATCTATATATCTTGCTAGACACATTTGAAGCATTTTGTTGTACCTACGTATTTCAGGCATTCCTGCCCACTTCCGGAGAAGATACTTGACGCGTTCCTCAATACGATTGTTAAGTCCACGTTTCAGTTTCTCAATTTCCTGTGTGTTTTTCCCTTGAATTTCGCCTATCCTCCTGGCATTATTTGTCACCATTTTCTCAAGAAGAAGCAACTGAGAAACTTGTCGGCGTGCAAGGCCACCGGACAGTAAGAGTGCTATCACAGCAAGACACAAAAGAGGACCACTCATTTGATAACCCATGGTGACAACCAGAAGTGTTTCTGTCCAACAACGTGTGTTTCCCAGGTCTGAAACAGAGTCGCTTATATAGGTTGATGAAAATGGCCGTATCTGACCCGGATTCATGAGGCTAAAATGTAATGACTGTCGTCTTCggtaacatcaacaacattACACTGGT
This portion of the Haliotis asinina isolate JCU_RB_2024 chromosome 10, JCU_Hal_asi_v2, whole genome shotgun sequence genome encodes:
- the LOC137298294 gene encoding uncharacterized protein, which codes for MGYQMSGPLLCLAVIALLLSGGLARRQVSQLLLLEKMVTNNARRIGEIQGKNTQEIEKLKRGLNNRIEERVKYLLRKWAGMPEIPIYCPYPVLSDKLLEVACEGPFTEGQTCMLKCPKSIPLKGSTNITCTRSANDYTGYWTAVEGEEPKCDVPTCPPLPAPRNGALVCEEWSGGSLCQIQCQEEYDIPINGAKQTIFHCSRNGVWNLQNVPYCAYREFGDRLRMQENFYFREQCNPRNLRMKESFLEVVRRSDLCPDSKYCTVDNVEVKCGDAVEEDDWGF